The Flavobacterium commune genome contains a region encoding:
- the ligA gene encoding NAD-dependent DNA ligase LigA has product MDVLNTIQKLREELNLHNYNYYVLDNATISDYEFDIKLKELQDLENAHPEYFDENSPTQRVGGTITKNFQTVAHTQRMYSLDNSYSKEDLQDWEVRIQKVLGNVDLQYTCELKYDGASISITYENGKLVRAVTRGDGFQGDDVTNNIKTIRSIPLTLKGNDYPEKFDIRGEIILPFAGFEKMNQELIEIGETPYSNPRNTASGSLKLQDSAEVAKRPLECLLYFVTGEKLPFASQFEGLNSARHWGFKVPNEAKLANNLQEVFDFIDYWDINRHNLPYETDGVVVKVNNLHYQEELGYTAKSPRWAMAYKFKAEQVFTKLNSISYQVGRTGAITPVANLEPVQLAGTVVKRASLHNADQIQKLDIRIDDTVFVEKGGEIIPKIIAVDLTKRPENSIATEYITHCPECQTELVRNEGEANHYCPNFYGCPPQIIGRIQHYISRKAMDIEGLGGETVALLYNNKLVQNYADLYELKVEDILPLERMAQKSAENLVNGVENSKNIPFESVLYALGIRYVGETVAKKLAKHYKNIDALSKASLMDLVLVDEIGERIAQSVVDFFENEENKIIIERLKSFGVQFEIVEKINLNATDKLAGKTFVVSGVFAQFSRDELKKAIEDNGGKVGSSISSKTDFVVAGDNMGPAKLEKASKLNIPIISESDFMEMLAVN; this is encoded by the coding sequence ATGGATGTTCTAAATACGATTCAAAAATTAAGAGAAGAACTTAATCTTCATAATTATAATTATTATGTGTTGGATAATGCTACAATATCTGATTATGAGTTTGATATAAAATTAAAAGAACTTCAGGATTTAGAAAATGCGCATCCTGAATATTTTGATGAAAATTCCCCGACACAAAGAGTAGGTGGAACAATTACTAAAAATTTCCAAACGGTAGCACATACGCAACGAATGTATTCTTTGGATAATTCGTATTCTAAAGAAGATTTACAGGATTGGGAAGTGAGAATTCAAAAAGTTTTGGGTAATGTTGATTTGCAATATACCTGCGAATTGAAATACGATGGTGCATCGATTAGTATTACTTATGAAAACGGAAAATTAGTTCGTGCAGTTACGCGTGGTGATGGTTTTCAGGGTGATGATGTAACCAATAATATAAAAACCATTCGTTCGATTCCTTTGACTTTAAAAGGAAACGATTATCCTGAGAAATTTGATATTCGTGGCGAAATTATCTTGCCTTTTGCTGGTTTCGAAAAAATGAATCAGGAGTTGATTGAAATTGGCGAAACACCCTATTCGAATCCTCGAAATACCGCTTCAGGCAGTTTGAAACTACAAGATAGTGCTGAAGTGGCTAAGCGTCCATTGGAATGTCTGCTGTATTTTGTTACGGGCGAAAAACTGCCTTTTGCTTCCCAATTTGAAGGTTTGAATTCGGCTCGTCATTGGGGATTTAAAGTGCCTAATGAAGCGAAATTGGCTAATAATTTACAGGAAGTTTTTGATTTTATTGATTATTGGGATATAAATCGTCATAATTTGCCTTATGAGACTGATGGTGTTGTAGTGAAAGTTAATAATTTACACTACCAGGAAGAATTAGGTTATACAGCAAAATCTCCTCGTTGGGCAATGGCTTATAAGTTTAAGGCGGAGCAGGTGTTTACTAAATTAAATTCGATTTCGTATCAGGTGGGAAGAACAGGAGCAATAACTCCTGTGGCTAATTTAGAGCCGGTACAATTGGCAGGAACTGTTGTAAAAAGAGCTTCTTTGCATAATGCCGATCAAATTCAAAAATTAGATATTCGAATTGATGATACTGTTTTTGTAGAAAAAGGAGGGGAAATCATTCCTAAAATTATTGCTGTTGATTTAACTAAGCGTCCTGAGAATTCTATAGCTACCGAATATATTACACATTGTCCGGAATGTCAAACGGAATTGGTTAGAAACGAGGGAGAGGCGAATCATTATTGTCCAAATTTTTATGGTTGTCCGCCGCAGATTATTGGTAGAATTCAGCATTACATTTCGCGAAAAGCAATGGATATTGAAGGTTTAGGAGGAGAAACTGTGGCGTTACTTTACAATAATAAATTAGTTCAGAATTATGCAGATTTATACGAATTAAAAGTGGAAGATATTTTGCCTTTAGAGCGAATGGCACAAAAATCAGCGGAGAATTTGGTAAATGGAGTGGAAAATTCAAAAAACATTCCTTTTGAGAGTGTGCTTTACGCGTTAGGTATTCGTTATGTAGGTGAAACGGTAGCAAAAAAGTTGGCAAAGCATTATAAAAACATTGATGCTTTGAGCAAGGCTAGTTTGATGGATTTGGTTTTGGTAGATGAAATAGGAGAACGAATTGCGCAAAGTGTTGTTGACTTTTTTGAAAATGAAGAAAATAAAATTATAATTGAGCGTTTAAAAAGTTTTGGTGTTCAATTTGAGATTGTTGAAAAAATTAATTTGAATGCAACGGATAAATTAGCTGGGAAAACCTTTGTAGTTTCGGGAGTTTTTGCGCAATTTTCACGTGACGAACTAAAAAAAGCCATTGAAGATAATGGTGGAAAAGTGGGGAGTTCAATTTCTTCTAAAACCGATTTTGTGGTTGCGGGAGATAATATGGGGCCGGCTAAATTAGAAAAGGCGAGTAAGTTGAATATCCCAATTATTTCGGAAAGTGATTTTATGGAAATGTTAGCTGTAAATTGA
- a CDS encoding DUF6495 family protein encodes MKYTRLTKEQFEELHPEFTNFLATQSIDKAEWDKIKVEKPEVAEQELDVFSDLIWEGVLSKAEYLEHFSKNHIFLFQAFDTYVQSIVLKTLVTDVDFLTKEGLQWLSDNMFTETIEMKVGKKVFTEERNASVFALIQQGAFLSDGQLFKQINSIIES; translated from the coding sequence ATGAAATACACAAGACTAACAAAAGAACAATTTGAGGAATTACATCCTGAGTTTACAAACTTTTTAGCAACCCAGTCTATTGATAAAGCAGAATGGGATAAGATAAAAGTAGAGAAACCCGAAGTGGCCGAACAGGAATTGGATGTTTTTTCTGATTTGATATGGGAAGGTGTTTTGTCGAAAGCAGAGTATTTAGAGCACTTTTCTAAAAATCATATTTTCCTTTTTCAGGCTTTTGATACTTATGTTCAATCTATTGTTTTGAAAACATTAGTGACCGATGTGGACTTTTTGACCAAAGAAGGTTTGCAATGGTTGAGTGATAATATGTTTACAGAAACTATCGAAATGAAAGTGGGTAAAAAAGTATTTACAGAAGAACGAAATGCCTCCGTTTTTGCATTAATCCAGCAAGGTGCTTTTTTAAGTGACGGACAATTATTTAAACAAATAAATTCAATTATTGAATCGTAA